From the Streptomyces nigrescens genome, one window contains:
- a CDS encoding dihydrolipoyl dehydrogenase family protein, with protein sequence MAATEATKAADEAYDVIVLGAGPTGENLADRAHAAGLSAVVVESELVGGECSYWACMPSKALLRPVTARSEARRVPGLKDAADVALDAPAVLAHRDAFTSYWKDDGQVRWLDSLGIDLVRGQGRLAGPRRVVVDGGRVLTARHAVAVCTGSRAVLPGVPGLAEARPWTSRDATSAKSVPGRLVVVGGGVVGVEMATAWRALGASVTLLVRGDGLLPRMEPFAGHLVAESLAEAGVFLRTGVEVREVRREAPGGPVTVLLDSGDEIVADELLIATGRAPRTEDIGLDTVGLAPGSWLDVDDSCRVTGVTGGWLYGVGDVNHRALLTHQGKYQARIAGAAIAARARGVPILESDRWGAHAATADTLAVPQVVFSDPEAASVGLTAAAAEKAGYRTRVVDQDLASVAGASLYADGYRGRARMVVDLDREVLLGATFVGAGVGELLHSATVAVAGEVPIERLWHAVPSYPTISEVWLRLLEAYRG encoded by the coding sequence ATGGCAGCGACCGAAGCCACCAAAGCCGCTGATGAGGCGTATGACGTCATTGTGCTGGGAGCGGGGCCGACCGGTGAGAACCTCGCCGACCGGGCGCATGCCGCCGGGCTGAGCGCCGTGGTCGTGGAGAGCGAACTGGTCGGCGGCGAATGCTCCTACTGGGCGTGCATGCCCAGCAAGGCCCTGCTTCGCCCGGTCACCGCCCGCTCCGAGGCCCGCCGGGTGCCCGGCCTCAAGGACGCCGCGGACGTGGCTCTGGATGCGCCCGCCGTACTCGCCCATCGGGACGCCTTCACCTCCTACTGGAAGGACGACGGGCAGGTCCGCTGGCTGGACTCGCTCGGCATCGACCTGGTGCGCGGCCAGGGGCGCCTCGCCGGGCCCCGCAGAGTGGTCGTCGACGGCGGCCGGGTGCTCACCGCACGGCATGCGGTCGCGGTCTGCACCGGCAGCCGCGCGGTGCTGCCCGGCGTCCCCGGGCTCGCCGAGGCCAGGCCCTGGACCAGCCGTGACGCGACCAGCGCCAAGAGCGTGCCGGGCCGGCTGGTGGTGGTCGGCGGCGGTGTGGTCGGCGTCGAGATGGCCACCGCCTGGCGGGCCCTGGGCGCGTCCGTGACGCTGCTGGTCCGCGGCGACGGGCTGCTGCCCCGGATGGAGCCGTTCGCCGGCCACCTCGTCGCGGAGTCGCTCGCCGAGGCGGGCGTCTTCCTGCGGACCGGCGTCGAGGTGCGCGAGGTACGACGGGAGGCCCCCGGCGGCCCGGTCACCGTCCTGCTGGACTCCGGCGACGAGATCGTCGCCGATGAGCTCCTGATCGCCACCGGCCGGGCCCCACGCACCGAGGACATCGGCCTGGACACGGTCGGCCTGGCGCCCGGCTCCTGGCTGGACGTCGACGACAGCTGCCGGGTGACGGGGGTGACCGGCGGCTGGCTCTACGGCGTCGGCGACGTCAACCACCGCGCGCTCCTCACCCACCAGGGCAAGTACCAGGCCAGGATCGCCGGAGCCGCCATCGCCGCACGCGCCCGGGGCGTCCCGATCCTGGAGTCCGACCGCTGGGGCGCGCACGCCGCCACCGCGGACACCCTCGCCGTCCCGCAGGTCGTCTTCAGCGACCCGGAAGCCGCCTCGGTGGGCCTGACCGCCGCCGCGGCCGAGAAGGCCGGATACCGCACCCGGGTGGTCGACCAGGACCTGGCGTCCGTGGCCGGGGCGTCCCTGTACGCGGACGGCTACCGCGGCCGGGCCCGGATGGTCGTCGACCTGGACCGTGAGGTGCTGCTCGGCGCCACCTTCGTCGGTGCCGGCGTCGGCGAGCTGCTGCACTCCGCGACGGTCGCGGTGGCCGGTGAGGTCCCCATCGAGCGGCTGTGGCACGCGGTGCCCTCCTACCCCACGATCAGCGAGGTGTGGCTGCGGCTGCTGGAGGCGTACCGGGGCTGA
- a CDS encoding SsgA family sporulation/cell division regulator produces the protein MHTVVERELELGLVLSPERSIPVPARLRYRTDDPYAVHVTFHIGSDSPVSWTFARELLVEGVFRPCGDGDVRVWPTKLDGRSLVCIALDSPDGRALLEAPAAAVSGWLERTLRVVPPGSEQRHLGLDKGLSDLFAMASGDELRPGGPWPADESPEPGA, from the coding sequence ATGCACACCGTGGTGGAACGAGAGCTGGAGCTGGGCCTGGTCCTGTCGCCGGAGCGCAGCATTCCGGTGCCGGCCCGGCTGAGGTACCGGACGGATGACCCGTACGCCGTCCATGTCACCTTTCACATCGGTTCGGACTCCCCCGTCAGCTGGACGTTCGCCCGCGAACTGCTCGTCGAGGGCGTGTTCCGGCCGTGCGGCGACGGCGATGTGCGAGTGTGGCCGACGAAGCTGGACGGCCGCAGCCTGGTCTGCATAGCGCTGGACTCGCCGGACGGGCGGGCCCTGTTGGAGGCGCCGGCCGCGGCGGTCTCGGGGTGGCTGGAGCGCACCCTGCGGGTGGTCCCGCCAGGGTCGGAGCAGAGGCATCTGGGCCTCGACAAAGGGCTGAGCGACCTGTTCGCGATGGCGTCCGGGGACGAGCTGCGGCCGGGCGGCCCCTGGCCCGCGGACGAGTCCCCGGAGCCAGGGGCGTAA
- a CDS encoding RDD family protein: MSAPTSGSAGGSPTPGFYPDPSIPGYIRYWNGAAWVPGTSRPAPAEGEAMPAPPPGAAPSPAPAVEETGPVFFDEEEAAGGSAVPAVRQSGEVADRPVSWDDPARLHGNSPESAAAWQADASRQSGFGGEPDRRISWGSPDQAPAGTPSGAASWGAVPPQREERGADAGAGEVPGTPSSASRGPGVPSDGTVAIRAVNPAARRGGNSGDQGTTAIRAVRPGGGKPAKGPETMAIRVAGGGRTPSEAPEDGSPQSLPAGGDRQQSRPAPQSQAPQQAPAPQQAPAPQTPAPQSPAPQRPAPQAPVQQQPAPQTSAPAAGLPPQGGAAPARPGPQGADADGVIPWKPPAAADPFSALAQAAQGHPAGLGRRLAARLIDTLVLGALTAAVAVPMWGTVTDHLDAKVEAAKQSGRQVTVYLIDGTTTPVFATILAVLLIGGALYEALPTLKWGRTLGKKLCGVRVLDIESHDTPALGAALKRWFLYSVLGILVVGVLNVVWCLFDRPWRQCWHDKLARTFVAAG, from the coding sequence ATGAGCGCTCCCACCTCAGGATCCGCCGGCGGCAGCCCCACGCCAGGCTTCTACCCGGACCCGTCCATCCCCGGCTACATCCGGTACTGGAACGGTGCCGCGTGGGTGCCGGGCACCAGCCGGCCGGCCCCCGCCGAGGGCGAGGCGATGCCCGCCCCACCGCCCGGTGCGGCCCCGTCGCCCGCCCCCGCCGTCGAGGAGACCGGCCCGGTCTTCTTCGACGAGGAGGAGGCGGCCGGCGGCTCCGCGGTGCCCGCCGTACGCCAGAGCGGTGAGGTCGCCGACCGGCCCGTGAGCTGGGACGACCCGGCCCGGCTGCACGGCAACAGCCCCGAGTCGGCCGCCGCCTGGCAGGCCGATGCCTCCCGGCAGAGCGGATTCGGCGGCGAGCCCGACCGCCGGATCTCCTGGGGTTCGCCGGACCAGGCCCCCGCCGGTACTCCGTCGGGCGCCGCCTCCTGGGGCGCGGTGCCGCCGCAGCGTGAGGAGCGGGGCGCCGACGCCGGAGCGGGTGAGGTGCCCGGCACCCCCTCGTCCGCCTCGCGGGGACCGGGCGTCCCCTCCGACGGGACGGTCGCCATCCGCGCCGTGAACCCGGCCGCCCGCCGCGGCGGGAACTCCGGCGACCAGGGCACCACCGCGATCCGCGCGGTCCGGCCCGGCGGCGGCAAGCCCGCCAAGGGCCCCGAGACGATGGCGATCCGCGTCGCGGGCGGCGGCCGTACCCCGTCCGAGGCGCCCGAGGACGGCTCCCCGCAGTCGCTGCCGGCCGGCGGCGACCGCCAGCAGAGCCGCCCGGCCCCGCAGAGTCAGGCCCCGCAGCAGGCCCCGGCTCCGCAGCAGGCTCCGGCCCCGCAGACCCCGGCGCCCCAGAGCCCGGCCCCGCAGCGTCCCGCCCCGCAGGCCCCGGTGCAGCAGCAGCCCGCCCCGCAGACGTCCGCCCCCGCGGCCGGTCTGCCGCCGCAGGGCGGTGCCGCACCGGCCCGGCCCGGTCCGCAGGGCGCCGACGCCGACGGGGTCATCCCCTGGAAGCCGCCGGCCGCCGCCGACCCCTTCTCGGCGCTGGCGCAGGCCGCGCAGGGCCATCCGGCCGGCCTCGGCCGCAGGTTGGCGGCCCGGCTGATCGACACCCTGGTGCTGGGCGCGCTCACCGCCGCGGTCGCCGTCCCCATGTGGGGCACGGTCACCGACCACCTCGACGCCAAGGTGGAGGCCGCCAAGCAGTCCGGCCGCCAGGTGACGGTCTATCTGATCGACGGCACGACCACCCCGGTCTTCGCCACCATCCTGGCCGTCCTGCTGATCGGCGGGGCGCTCTACGAGGCGCTGCCCACCCTCAAGTGGGGCCGTACCCTGGGCAAGAAGCTGTGCGGCGTACGGGTCCTGGACATCGAGAGCCACGACACCCCGGCCCTCGGCGCCGCGCTCAAGCGCTGGTTCCTCTACAGCGTGCTCGGCATCCTCGTCGTCGGTGTGCTCAACGTCGTCTGGTGCCTGTTCGACCGGCCGTGGCGCCAGTGCTGGCACGACAAGCTGGCACGGACCTTCGTCGCGGCCGGCTGA
- a CDS encoding RDD family protein, whose product MSTDQPRPGPGEPPENDPFLKKPQEPPGGGAPRNSSPRENGSPRNHAPHGGGTGGSGTGGGEGGAPPPGGPPPGGTPPPAGGPYGGGPYGGGPYAGDPYGGQYGVADPLAGMPPLANRGRRLVARIIDAVIIGVPVWLIMTAIVGGVDFFTTDGEMAGRQSTVSGVTLLVYLVYEGLMLSSRGQTVGKMAMKIRVAMLADGSVPHGQPGWVRAAVYSLPEIIPCCGFIFWLINVLWCTWDKPYQQCLHDKAAKTVVVSTETEPPAGSA is encoded by the coding sequence ATGAGTACCGACCAGCCCCGGCCCGGCCCCGGTGAGCCGCCGGAGAACGACCCGTTCCTGAAGAAGCCGCAGGAGCCCCCGGGAGGCGGCGCTCCCCGCAACAGCTCTCCCCGGGAGAACGGCTCGCCCCGTAACCACGCTCCGCACGGCGGCGGTACGGGGGGCAGCGGTACGGGTGGCGGTGAAGGCGGTGCACCACCCCCGGGGGGACCGCCGCCCGGGGGCACCCCGCCCCCCGCAGGAGGCCCGTACGGCGGTGGCCCCTACGGCGGCGGCCCGTATGCCGGCGATCCTTACGGCGGGCAGTACGGAGTGGCCGATCCGCTGGCCGGGATGCCGCCGCTGGCGAACCGCGGCCGCAGGCTCGTGGCGCGCATCATCGACGCGGTGATCATCGGGGTGCCGGTCTGGCTGATCATGACCGCGATCGTCGGTGGGGTGGACTTCTTCACCACCGACGGCGAGATGGCCGGCCGGCAGTCGACGGTCTCGGGCGTCACCCTTCTGGTGTACCTGGTCTACGAGGGGCTGATGCTCAGCAGCCGCGGCCAGACCGTCGGCAAGATGGCGATGAAGATCCGGGTGGCGATGCTCGCGGACGGGTCGGTCCCGCACGGCCAGCCCGGCTGGGTCCGGGCCGCGGTCTATTCGCTCCCGGAGATCATCCCGTGCTGCGGTTTCATCTTCTGGCTGATCAACGTCCTGTGGTGTACCTGGGACAAGCCGTATCAGCAGTGTCTGCACGACAAGGCGGCGAAGACCGTGGTGGTGTCCACGGAGACGGAGCCGCCTGCCGGCTCAGCGTGA
- a CDS encoding immune inhibitor A domain-containing protein, with protein sequence MRDSRRVFRSAALATAIAAIGAAALSTGVATADAQGPSPVAKRQDPAPERAVDHDLKGPFSERQAAERKEALQQVIAGDAKATERNGSQVVKLGKSKYVELARQKTDRIFTVLVDFGDKVDDTTMFDPDGDGPKPPVKKYGGDPGPAHNQIAKPDRAKDNSTAWQKDYNQKHFQDLYFSHDKKKQSLAKYYEKQSSGRYSVEGEVSDWVKVDYNEARYGSNYCGQTNCASAWDLIRDGVNQWAKNQKAAGRTDAQIKTDLAKYDRWDRYDHDGDGNFNEPDGYIDHFQIVHAGEDESAGGGVQKTNAIWAHRWYAYGTDAGKTGPGANKAGGAQIGDTGIWVGDYTMQPENGGLGVFAHEYGHDLGLPDEYDTSGTGESSVDFWSLMSGGSWLGTGKDSIGDLPGDMSAWDKLQLGWLNYGKAKAAKKSTHKLGVAEYNTKNKQAVVVELPAKAVKTDIVQPAEGSKQWWSGMGDNLKNTLSRPVDLTGKAKASLTLKGWWDIEKDYDYLYAEVSTDGGSDWTALDGTAGGKAIPRDGSDKPALTGTVGAYQDLVYPLDAYAGKKIDLRFRYQTDGGAAQKGFAADTVSVVADGKSLFSDNAEGGDNGWTGKGFSRIGASFTKDYPQYYIAENRQYVSYDKTLKVGPYNFGWTTAKPGWVEHFPYQNGVLIWLWDTSQADNNVGLHPGHGQILPVDAHPKAERWADGKLMRNRFQSYDSTFTRFRTDALTLHRDGKPVKITSKKGVTLFDDHRGVYYDKANPTGGVIVPDTHTQIKITKEARDGSTVTLKVGSAGK encoded by the coding sequence GTGAGAGACAGCAGAAGGGTGTTCAGATCGGCCGCCCTGGCCACGGCAATTGCCGCGATCGGGGCGGCCGCTTTGTCTACGGGGGTGGCGACGGCCGACGCGCAGGGGCCGTCGCCGGTCGCCAAGCGTCAGGACCCGGCTCCCGAGCGGGCCGTGGACCACGACCTCAAGGGCCCGTTCAGCGAACGGCAGGCCGCCGAGCGCAAGGAAGCGCTGCAGCAGGTCATCGCCGGCGACGCCAAGGCGACCGAGCGCAACGGCTCCCAGGTCGTCAAGCTCGGCAAGAGCAAGTACGTCGAGCTGGCCCGGCAGAAGACCGACCGGATCTTCACCGTCCTCGTGGACTTCGGCGACAAGGTCGACGACACCACGATGTTCGACCCGGACGGCGACGGCCCCAAGCCCCCGGTGAAGAAGTACGGCGGCGACCCCGGCCCGGCGCACAACCAGATAGCCAAGCCGGACCGTGCGAAGGACAACAGCACGGCCTGGCAGAAGGACTACAACCAGAAGCACTTCCAGGACCTCTACTTCTCGCACGACAAGAAGAAGCAGTCGCTGGCCAAGTACTACGAGAAGCAGTCCTCGGGCCGCTACTCCGTCGAGGGCGAGGTCTCCGACTGGGTCAAGGTCGACTACAACGAGGCCCGTTACGGCTCCAACTACTGCGGCCAGACCAACTGCGCCAGCGCCTGGGACCTGATCCGCGACGGCGTCAACCAGTGGGCCAAGAACCAGAAGGCGGCCGGCCGCACCGACGCGCAGATCAAGACGGACCTCGCCAAGTACGACCGGTGGGACCGCTACGACCACGACGGCGACGGCAACTTCAACGAGCCCGACGGCTACATCGACCACTTCCAGATCGTGCACGCCGGTGAGGACGAGTCCGCGGGCGGCGGGGTCCAGAAGACCAACGCCATCTGGGCGCACCGCTGGTACGCGTACGGCACCGACGCCGGCAAGACCGGTCCCGGTGCGAACAAGGCGGGCGGCGCCCAGATCGGCGACACCGGGATCTGGGTCGGCGACTACACCATGCAGCCGGAGAACGGCGGACTCGGCGTCTTCGCCCACGAGTACGGTCACGACCTGGGCCTGCCGGACGAGTACGACACCAGCGGCACCGGTGAGTCCTCCGTGGACTTCTGGTCGCTGATGTCGGGCGGCTCCTGGCTCGGCACCGGCAAGGACTCCATCGGCGACCTGCCCGGCGACATGAGCGCCTGGGACAAGCTGCAGCTGGGCTGGCTCAACTACGGCAAGGCGAAGGCCGCGAAGAAGTCCACCCACAAGCTGGGCGTCGCCGAGTACAACACCAAGAACAAGCAGGCGGTGGTGGTCGAGCTGCCGGCCAAGGCGGTCAAGACCGACATCGTCCAGCCCGCGGAAGGCTCCAAGCAGTGGTGGAGCGGTATGGGCGACAACCTCAAGAACACCCTGTCCCGGCCGGTGGACCTCACCGGTAAGGCCAAGGCGTCACTGACGCTCAAGGGCTGGTGGGACATCGAGAAGGACTACGACTACCTCTACGCCGAGGTCTCCACCGACGGCGGCAGCGACTGGACGGCCCTGGACGGCACCGCGGGCGGCAAGGCCATCCCGCGCGACGGCAGCGACAAGCCCGCCCTGACCGGCACCGTGGGCGCCTACCAGGACCTCGTCTACCCGCTGGACGCCTACGCGGGCAAGAAGATCGACCTGCGCTTCCGCTACCAGACCGACGGCGGCGCGGCCCAGAAGGGCTTCGCGGCCGACACCGTCAGCGTCGTCGCCGACGGCAAGTCGCTGTTCAGCGACAACGCCGAGGGCGGCGACAACGGCTGGACCGGCAAGGGCTTCTCGCGCATCGGCGCGTCCTTCACCAAGGACTACCCGCAGTACTACATCGCCGAGAACCGCCAGTACGTGTCGTACGACAAGACCCTCAAGGTCGGCCCGTACAACTTCGGCTGGACCACCGCGAAGCCGGGCTGGGTGGAGCACTTCCCGTACCAGAACGGTGTGCTGATCTGGCTGTGGGACACCTCGCAGGCGGACAACAACGTCGGTCTGCACCCGGGCCACGGGCAGATCCTCCCGGTCGACGCGCACCCCAAGGCCGAGCGCTGGGCGGACGGCAAGCTGATGCGCAACCGCTTCCAGTCCTACGACTCGACCTTCACCCGCTTCCGGACCGACGCCCTCACGCTGCACCGTGACGGCAAGCCGGTGAAGATCACCTCGAAGAAGGGCGTGACGCTCTTCGACGACCACCGCGGCGTCTACTACGACAAGGCGAACCCGACCGGCGGTGTGATCGTTCCTGACACCCACACCCAGATCAAGATCACCAAGGAGGCCCGTGACGGCTCCACGGTGACGCTGAAGGTCGGCTCTGCGGGTAAGTAA
- a CDS encoding isochorismatase family protein, which translates to MHRALIVVDVQNDFCEGGSLAVAGGADVAAAITDLVGQAAGSCYRYVVASRDYHIDPGDHFSTTPDYERSWPVHCVAGTEGSGFHPNFAPALASGAVDAVFDKGAHTSAYSGFEGVDENGTPLADWLRAHSVSEVDVVGIATDHCVRATALDALGAGLRTHVLLDLTAGVAAHSTERALEELRAAGAELTGKPVLIDA; encoded by the coding sequence ATGCACCGGGCATTGATCGTCGTTGATGTGCAGAACGACTTCTGCGAGGGCGGCAGCCTCGCGGTGGCGGGAGGTGCGGATGTCGCGGCGGCCATCACCGATCTGGTGGGCCAGGCGGCCGGCAGCTGCTACCGCTATGTCGTGGCCTCCCGGGACTACCACATCGACCCCGGCGATCACTTCTCCACCACCCCGGATTACGAGCGCTCCTGGCCGGTGCACTGTGTGGCCGGCACGGAGGGCAGCGGGTTCCACCCCAATTTCGCCCCGGCGCTCGCCTCCGGCGCCGTCGACGCGGTCTTCGACAAGGGCGCCCACACCTCCGCGTACAGCGGTTTCGAGGGCGTGGACGAGAACGGCACCCCGCTCGCGGACTGGCTGCGCGCCCACTCCGTCAGCGAGGTCGATGTGGTCGGTATCGCCACCGACCACTGTGTCCGCGCCACCGCCCTGGACGCGCTCGGCGCCGGGCTGCGTACCCATGTCCTGCTGGACCTGACCGCCGGGGTGGCCGCGCACAGCACCGAGCGGGCGCTGGAGGAGCTGCGCGCGGCGGGCGCCGAGCTGACCGGCAAGCCGGTCCTCATCGACGCCTGA
- a CDS encoding nicotinate phosphoribosyltransferase: MNTADLGLPVAVPSTALFTDQYELTMLQAALRSGTADRRSVFEVFTRRLPEGRRYGVVGGTGRVLDAVENFRFDETILGFLRERGILDEPTLEWLADYRFRGDIWGYPEGEVYFPGSPVMRVEGTFAEAVLLETVILSILNHDSAVAAAASRMSVAAGDRPLMEMGARRTHELAAVAASRAAYVGGFHTTSDLAAGFRYNIPTVGTSAHAFTLLHDTERDAFTTQVDTLGSGTTLLVDTFDVTEAVRTAVEVAGPGLGAVRIDSGDLLLIAHRVRQQLDELGARRTRIVVTSDLDEYAIASLAAAPVDAYGVGTQLVTGSGHPTCSMVYKLVARADSEEPGAPLRPVAKKSMGAKTSIGGRKWAARRVDAEGVAEAEVIGTGPVPAELADRQLLVPLVSAGKVVAREPLDAARDRHIAARATLPLSATQLSRGEPVLPTEYV, translated from the coding sequence ATGAACACAGCAGACCTGGGGCTGCCGGTGGCCGTGCCGTCGACTGCGCTCTTCACCGACCAGTACGAACTCACCATGCTGCAGGCCGCGTTGCGGTCCGGCACCGCGGACCGGCGCTCGGTCTTCGAGGTCTTCACCCGCCGTCTCCCCGAGGGCCGCCGCTACGGCGTGGTCGGCGGCACCGGCCGGGTCCTGGACGCGGTGGAGAACTTCCGCTTCGACGAGACCATCCTCGGCTTCCTGCGCGAGCGCGGCATCCTCGACGAGCCGACCCTGGAGTGGCTGGCCGACTACCGCTTCCGCGGCGACATCTGGGGCTACCCGGAGGGCGAGGTCTACTTCCCCGGCTCCCCCGTGATGCGGGTCGAGGGCACCTTCGCCGAGGCGGTCCTCCTGGAGACGGTGATCCTCTCGATCCTCAACCACGACTCCGCGGTGGCCGCCGCGGCCTCCCGGATGTCGGTGGCGGCCGGCGACCGCCCGCTGATGGAGATGGGCGCCCGCCGCACCCATGAGCTGGCGGCGGTGGCCGCGTCCCGCGCCGCGTACGTCGGCGGCTTCCACACCACCTCCGACCTGGCCGCCGGCTTCCGCTACAACATCCCCACGGTCGGCACCAGCGCCCACGCCTTCACGCTGCTGCACGACACCGAGCGGGACGCCTTCACCACCCAGGTCGACACCCTCGGCAGCGGCACCACCCTGCTCGTGGACACCTTCGACGTCACCGAGGCGGTGCGCACCGCCGTGGAGGTGGCCGGCCCGGGGCTCGGTGCCGTACGGATCGACTCCGGCGATCTGCTGCTGATCGCCCACCGGGTGCGCCAGCAGCTGGACGAGCTGGGCGCCCGGCGGACCAGGATCGTGGTCACCAGCGATCTGGACGAGTACGCCATCGCCTCGCTGGCCGCCGCCCCGGTGGACGCGTACGGCGTCGGCACCCAGCTGGTGACCGGCAGCGGGCACCCGACCTGCTCGATGGTCTACAAGCTGGTCGCCCGCGCCGACAGCGAGGAGCCCGGCGCGCCGCTGCGGCCGGTCGCGAAGAAGTCGATGGGCGCCAAGACCTCGATCGGCGGCCGCAAGTGGGCCGCGCGCCGGGTGGACGCGGAGGGTGTCGCCGAGGCCGAGGTCATCGGCACCGGCCCGGTCCCCGCCGAGCTGGCCGACCGGCAGCTGCTGGTGCCGCTGGTGAGCGCCGGCAAGGTGGTGGCCCGCGAACCGCTGGACGCCGCCCGCGACCGGCACATCGCGGCCCGCGCCACGCTGCCGCTGTCGGCGACCCAGCTCTCCCGCGGCGAGCCCGTGCTGCCCACCGAGTACGTGTGA
- the clpS gene encoding ATP-dependent Clp protease adapter ClpS, protein MSAHPSPTTTLRPHRCTLSVPVEIERPESSEAPFEVPEPDVPWVTIVHNDPVNLMSYVSYVFQSYFGYSKDKAHQLMLDVHHKGRAVVSSGSREEMERDVQAMHGYGLWATLQQDRR, encoded by the coding sequence GTGAGCGCCCACCCGTCACCCACGACCACGCTCCGGCCGCATCGCTGCACGCTCAGTGTCCCGGTCGAGATCGAACGTCCCGAGTCGAGCGAGGCTCCCTTCGAGGTCCCCGAACCCGACGTCCCGTGGGTCACGATCGTCCACAATGACCCCGTCAATCTCATGAGCTACGTCTCGTACGTCTTCCAGTCGTACTTCGGCTACTCCAAGGACAAGGCGCACCAGTTGATGCTCGACGTCCATCACAAGGGCCGCGCGGTGGTCTCCAGCGGCAGCCGCGAGGAAATGGAGCGCGACGTGCAGGCGATGCACGGCTACGGCCTGTGGGCGACCCTTCAGCAGGACCGCCGATGA
- a CDS encoding DUF2017 domain-containing protein — protein sequence MSGHFEPLPDGGAAVLLDEVEISILRSLAVQLMELIGPGEEAGESESDDLLASVFNDGPSEPPADPVLARFFPDAYGGPDLVPDDDVRAASAEFRRYTENDLRSRKREDALALIRALDTLAPEGGSAELRLKPDECRQWLGALNDLRLAIGTRLEVTDEEDGGELLRLPDSDPRKPMVMAYLWLGGLQETLVESLMG from the coding sequence ATGAGCGGGCACTTCGAGCCGCTGCCCGACGGCGGCGCCGCCGTTTTGCTCGACGAGGTCGAGATCTCCATCCTGCGCAGCCTCGCGGTCCAGCTGATGGAGCTGATCGGTCCGGGCGAGGAGGCCGGGGAGAGCGAGAGCGACGATCTGCTCGCGTCGGTCTTCAACGACGGGCCCAGCGAGCCGCCCGCCGACCCGGTCCTGGCGCGTTTCTTCCCCGACGCCTACGGCGGGCCCGACCTCGTCCCCGATGACGACGTCCGCGCCGCCTCCGCCGAATTCCGCCGCTACACCGAGAACGATCTGCGCTCCCGCAAGCGTGAGGACGCCCTCGCGCTGATCCGCGCGCTGGACACCCTGGCGCCCGAGGGCGGCAGCGCGGAGCTGCGGCTGAAGCCCGACGAGTGCCGGCAGTGGCTGGGGGCGCTCAATGACCTCAGGCTGGCCATCGGTACGCGGCTTGAAGTCACCGACGAGGAGGACGGCGGCGAGCTGCTGCGGCTGCCGGACAGCGATCCCCGCAAGCCGATGGTGATGGCATACCTCTGGCTCGGCGGGCTTCAGGAGACTCTCGTCGAGTCACTCATGGGCTGA